From a region of the Mycobacteroides saopaulense genome:
- the rpmF gene encoding 50S ribosomal protein L32, whose amino-acid sequence MAVPKRRMSRSNTRSRRSQWKATATELVNVTVGGQNHKVPRRLLKAARLGLIDLDRR is encoded by the coding sequence ATGGCCGTCCCCAAGCGGAGAATGTCCCGCTCCAACACCCGTAGCCGGCGCTCGCAGTGGAAGGCCACCGCCACTGAGCTGGTCAACGTCACTGTCGGCGGACAGAACCACAAGGTTCCCCGTCGTCTGCTCAAGGCTGCCCGCCTCGGGCTCATCGATCTCGACCGTCGCTGA
- a CDS encoding response regulator transcription factor, with the protein MRILVVDDDRAVRESLRRSLSFNGYSVDLAEDGVDALNVIANDRPDALVLDVMMPKLDGLEVCRRLRSTGDDLPILVLTARDSVSERVAGLDAGADDYLPKPFALEELLARMRALLRRTTVDESADAATLSFGDLTLDPVTREVHRGARSISLTRTEFALLEMLMANPRRVLTRSRILEEVWGFDFPTSGNALEVYVGYLRRKTEAEGELRLIHTVRGVGYVLRETPP; encoded by the coding sequence GTGCGAATTCTTGTAGTCGATGACGATCGTGCCGTGCGCGAGTCGTTGCGGCGGTCTCTGTCCTTCAACGGGTACTCGGTGGATCTTGCCGAGGACGGTGTCGATGCGCTGAACGTCATCGCCAACGACCGTCCGGACGCGTTGGTTCTCGACGTGATGATGCCCAAGCTCGACGGCCTCGAAGTGTGTCGTCGCTTGCGCAGCACCGGAGACGATCTGCCGATCTTGGTACTCACCGCCCGCGACTCGGTCTCGGAGCGGGTGGCCGGTCTCGACGCGGGCGCCGACGACTACCTGCCCAAGCCCTTCGCGCTGGAGGAGCTGCTGGCCCGCATGCGGGCGTTGTTGCGCCGGACCACCGTCGACGAGTCGGCGGACGCCGCCACGCTGAGCTTCGGTGACCTGACGCTCGACCCTGTCACCCGCGAAGTACACCGCGGCGCCCGGTCGATCAGCCTCACGCGCACCGAGTTCGCGCTGCTGGAAATGCTCATGGCCAACCCCCGGCGGGTGCTCACACGCAGCCGCATCCTCGAAGAGGTGTGGGGCTTCGACTTCCCGACCTCGGGTAACGCCCTTGAGGTGTATGTCGGCTACCTGCGGCGCAAGACGGAGGCCGAGGGGGAGCTCCGTCTCATCCACACCGTGCGCGGTGTGGGCTATGTGCTGCGGGAGACCCCTCCGTAA